The nucleotide sequence CGGCGCCACGCTGCCCGGGCAGTGGTGGCCGCCGCGGTTCCTCGACGCCGACTACCTGCGCGGCAGGATCGCCGAGATCGACGTGCTGCACGTGCACTTCGGGTACGACACGCAGAGCGCAGCCGACCTGACGCGGGTGACGCGGGTGCTGGCGACGGCCGGTGTGCCGCTGGTGCTCACCGTTCACGACCTGCACAACCCCCACTTCGCCGACCCAGCGGAGCACCTCGCCCGGCTCGACGTGCTGGTGCCCGCCGCCGACGAGGTGGTGACGCTCACCGCGGGCGCGGCCACGGAGATCGGCCGGCGGTGGCGGCGTCCGGCGACGGTGCTGCCCCACCCGCACCTGTGTGCCGCCACGGACGTCGGCGTCGGCCGCGTCCGGCGTCGCGTCCCGGTGGTCGCCGTGCACGGAAAGTCGTTGCGCGCCAACGTCGATCCGTGGCCGCTGCTCGACGTCCTGGCCGCCGCTCAGGGCGCGGACTACGCGTTGCGGTTCGACCTCGACGAGGACGCGCTGCGCGGGCCGCGTGCGACCGATGCCACGGCGGATCGCCTGGCGGCGTACCGGGCGGCGGGCGTCGACGTCCGCGTGCACCCGCGGTTCGACGACGCCGGGCTGGCCGGCTACCTGGCCGACGTCGACGTGCTGGTGCTGCCCTACCGTTTCGGCACGCATTCCGGTTGGGTCGAGGACTGCCACGACGCCGGGGTGGTCGCGGTGGTCCCGGACTGCGGCCACTTCGCCGAGCAACACGGTGATCTCGAATTCGGTTATGGCGCCGACCGTTTCGACGCCGACGGTCTGCAGCGGGCGATCGGTGCCGCGCTGCGCCGGGTGGCCTGCGGCGACGGTGCCCTCGACGCCGACCGCCGCGACCGGCGCATCGAGCAGCGGCGGCAGGTGCGCGCTCGGAGCGTGGCTCTCTACCGGCGGGCGATGACCCGGGCCGCCGCGTGACGGCATCGCTGCGCATCGCCATGCTGGCGTCGTCCCGGTACGCCATCGGGCAGCCATTCGCCGGCGGCATGGAGTCGTTCGTGTTCGAGTTGGCGCGCGCGCTGACCGCCGCCGGGCACCGCGTGACGTTGTTCGCCGCGCCCGGATCCGACGCCGGTCTGCCGTGCGAGGTGCTGCCCGTGCACACCTTCGACATGAGCGAGGCGTCGCGCGCGGATCCGACGGCGCCCGAGTGGATCGTGCACGAGACGCACGCCTACCTCTCGGTGATGCTCGACCTCGGCCAGTCGCTGCGCGACGACTTCGACCTGGTGCACAACCACAGCCTGCATTACCTACCGCTGGCGATGGCCCGCAGCATCCCGGCACCGATGATCACCACGCTGCACACGCCGCCACTCGCCTGGCTGGAGCAGGCGGTCGCGCTGCCGCGCGGGGTGCGCAGCGAGTTCGCGGCCGTCAGCGCGTTCACCGCCGCGCAGTGGCGGCCGATCACCGGTGCGGTGTCGGTGATCCCGAACGGCGTCGACCTCGACGCGTGGCGGCCGGGCGCGGGCGGCGACTACGCGGTGTGGACCGGGCGGCTGGTGCCGGAGAAGGGTGTGACGACGGCGATCGCCGCGGCCCGCAGGGCGGGGCTGCCGCTGCGCATCGCCGGCCCGGTGGGCGACCGGCGCTACTTCACCGAGGTCGTCGAACCGGAACTGGGCGGCGGCGTGACGTACGAGGGGCACCTGCGGCACGACCAGCTCAACGACCTCGTCGGCGGTGCGGCCGTCGCGCTCGTCACGCCGGCCTGGGAGGAGCCCTACGGGCTGGTGACCGCGGAGGCGCTGGCGTCGGGCACCCCGGTGGCGGCGCTGGCGCGCGGCGGCATCCCCGAGATCGTCGACGACACCTGCGGGCGTCTCGTCGAACCGGGTGACGTCGATGCGCTGGCCGGCGCGGTGCTCGCCGCCGCGGACCTGTCCCGCCGGGCGGCGCGCCGCCGCGCCGAGGAGCACTGCTCGCACGCGGTGATGGTCGACCGGTACGTGGCGCGCTACCAGCAGCTGGTGGGCGCACGGGTGTCGGCGTGATCGGCTACTACGTGCACCACCACGGGCGCGGGCACCTGCACCGGGCGCTGGCGATCACCGCCCAGCTCGACGAGCCCGTGACCTTCTTGTCCTCGCTGCCCGCCCCCGCGGGCCTGCGCGCCACCGACACCTGGCTGCGTCTGCCCCTCGACGTCCCGGACACCGCTGCGCCGACGACCGACCCGGCGGCCCACGGCCGGCTGCACTGGGTGCCGACCGGCGTCGCGGGGCTCGCCGAACGGCACGCGCTGATCACCGACTTCCTCGCCCGCGAGCGGCCCCGCCGCGTCGTCGTGGACGTGTCGGTCGAGGTGACCCTGCTGGTGCGCCTGAGCGGCGTCCCCGTCGTGGTGATGGCGATGCCCGGCGACCGCGGCGACGCCGTGCACCGGCTGGCGCTCGACGTCGCCGAGCACGTCGTCGCGCCGTGGTCGGACCGGGTGTACCGGCCGGACTGGCTGGCCGAGCACGCGCCGCGCACCCACTACGTCGGGTCCATCTCGCGCTTCGACGGCCGGCCGCGGCCTGCACGACGACCCGGTGCCCGCCGGTGCGGCGTGCTGCTCGCCGGCGCGGGCGGCAGCGCGGTGCCTGCCGGTGCGCTCGCCGAGCTGCGCGGCGCGGCCGCCGACGTCGACTGGACGGCCATGGGCGGTGACGCCGCCTGGGTCGACGACCCGTGGTCGCTGCTCGCCGCCGCCGACGTGGTGGTCTGCCACGCGGGCCAGAACGCCATCGCCGACGTCGCCGTCGCGGGCGTGCCCGCCGTCGTCGTCCCGCAGGACCGGCCGTTCGACGAGCAGCACGCCACCGCGGACGCACTCGCCGCGGCGGGCGTCGCGGTGGCCGTGCCGCAGTGGCCGGCGCCGGAGCGCTGGCCGGGTCTCATCGCCCGCGCACGGGCCTGCGGCGACCGCTGGGACGAGCTGCGCACCCGCGGCGCCGCCGCGCGGGCCGCGGAGGTGATCGCGGCATGACGCCCGTC is from Mycolicibacterium grossiae and encodes:
- a CDS encoding glycosyltransferase, which gives rise to MIGYYVHHHGRGHLHRALAITAQLDEPVTFLSSLPAPAGLRATDTWLRLPLDVPDTAAPTTDPAAHGRLHWVPTGVAGLAERHALITDFLARERPRRVVVDVSVEVTLLVRLSGVPVVVMAMPGDRGDAVHRLALDVAEHVVAPWSDRVYRPDWLAEHAPRTHYVGSISRFDGRPRPARRPGARRCGVLLAGAGGSAVPAGALAELRGAAADVDWTAMGGDAAWVDDPWSLLAAADVVVCHAGQNAIADVAVAGVPAVVVPQDRPFDEQHATADALAAAGVAVAVPQWPAPERWPGLIARARACGDRWDELRTRGAAARAAEVIAA
- a CDS encoding glycosyltransferase, with translation MLASSRYAIGQPFAGGMESFVFELARALTAAGHRVTLFAAPGSDAGLPCEVLPVHTFDMSEASRADPTAPEWIVHETHAYLSVMLDLGQSLRDDFDLVHNHSLHYLPLAMARSIPAPMITTLHTPPLAWLEQAVALPRGVRSEFAAVSAFTAAQWRPITGAVSVIPNGVDLDAWRPGAGGDYAVWTGRLVPEKGVTTAIAAARRAGLPLRIAGPVGDRRYFTEVVEPELGGGVTYEGHLRHDQLNDLVGGAAVALVTPAWEEPYGLVTAEALASGTPVAALARGGIPEIVDDTCGRLVEPGDVDALAGAVLAAADLSRRAARRRAEEHCSHAVMVDRYVARYQQLVGARVSA